The proteins below are encoded in one region of Peptoniphilus sp. GNH:
- a CDS encoding endonuclease MutS2, whose translation MRKLSRSEKVLEIDKIKDQLKEFTASSLAKDLVDKMRIFKNLEEVERAQSETAEAVNLLVKRANPPLYGISQIKAHLKHTLLGGSLGPAPLLRIAESLRVSAALKKYMLKDDSDRQSSYPIVSNLIDSLYTNRSLYEEISSAIISEEEIADGASANLRSIRTKIKMKKQAIKDKLDSLLASEDFKKNLQDDIVTVREGRYVVPVKQEAKSRVKGLVHDMSASGQTYYIEPLALVNMNNDLRSLYLDEDKEIKKILEDLSVLVAESANEMICNEDTLKEIDFIFAKAKLALNMDANKPILNDKGYINLKKARHPLLDKKTVVPIDLYIGSDFTSLIITGPNTGGKTVCLKTVGLLCLMNQMGLHVPALAGSSLGIFDYIFADIGDEQSIEQSLSTFSSHMVNIVDIINRANSASLVLFDELGAGTDPTEGAALARAIMELMLRKKIRCISTTHYNQLKIYALTTSGVCNASMEFDIETLSPTYRLSIGVPGKSNAFEISKRLGLKEDIIKEARALVDEDHMEFEEVLRTIEKDKQEISANKEKIIRQREDLEAQNKRLEKKIAALEAREEKIIANAKDEAKRILNKAKEESKLALDEIKDIKNLMDSKTSRRLQEAQDLIREGIEKVSDQSEKIILEKVAKADQKIKVGDSVKIKSLGQDAIVLEEADKNKEVMVQVGIMKMKVPAASLIKTDRPLEENKNKSAQILRQKSQNISNEIDLRGMNFEEARVQVDKYLDDAYLSGLKRVRLIHGKGTGILRERLKLYLPKLKIVKSIEEAPFDDGGSGVTYVNLK comes from the coding sequence ATGAGAAAGTTAAGCAGAAGTGAAAAAGTTTTAGAAATAGATAAAATTAAAGACCAGCTAAAGGAATTTACGGCATCTTCATTGGCAAAAGATTTAGTTGATAAGATGAGAATATTTAAAAATCTTGAAGAAGTCGAAAGAGCACAAAGTGAAACAGCAGAAGCGGTGAATCTTTTGGTAAAAAGAGCAAACCCACCCCTTTATGGGATAAGTCAAATAAAGGCACATTTAAAACACACTCTGCTGGGAGGAAGTTTGGGGCCAGCACCTCTTTTGAGGATTGCAGAAAGTTTGAGAGTTTCTGCAGCTCTTAAAAAATACATGTTAAAAGACGACTCTGACAGGCAATCCTCTTATCCCATAGTTTCTAATCTTATAGACTCTCTATATACAAATCGAAGCCTTTATGAAGAAATTTCCTCGGCTATAATATCGGAGGAAGAAATTGCAGACGGGGCATCGGCAAATCTTAGGAGTATAAGAACAAAAATCAAGATGAAAAAGCAAGCTATAAAGGATAAATTAGACAGCTTGTTGGCATCAGAGGATTTTAAGAAAAATCTACAAGACGACATTGTAACTGTAAGAGAAGGAAGATATGTAGTCCCTGTAAAGCAAGAGGCCAAATCCAGAGTAAAGGGACTTGTTCATGATATGAGTGCAAGTGGTCAAACCTACTATATAGAACCCTTGGCTCTTGTAAATATGAACAATGATTTAAGAAGTCTCTATCTAGACGAGGATAAGGAAATCAAAAAAATATTGGAAGACTTATCTGTATTAGTTGCAGAATCTGCAAATGAAATGATCTGCAACGAGGATACCTTAAAGGAAATAGATTTTATATTTGCAAAAGCCAAGTTGGCCCTTAATATGGATGCCAATAAGCCGATTTTAAATGACAAGGGTTATATAAATTTAAAAAAGGCAAGACACCCTCTCTTGGATAAAAAAACTGTGGTGCCAATAGATCTTTACATAGGATCTGATTTCACATCGCTTATAATTACAGGCCCTAATACAGGTGGAAAAACTGTCTGCTTAAAGACAGTTGGTCTTTTGTGTTTGATGAATCAAATGGGACTTCATGTACCAGCCTTGGCAGGGTCATCTCTTGGAATTTTTGACTATATATTTGCAGATATAGGAGATGAGCAGTCGATAGAACAGTCGCTTTCGACTTTTTCATCCCATATGGTAAATATTGTAGATATAATAAATAGAGCAAACTCAGCCTCTCTTGTCTTATTTGATGAGTTGGGAGCGGGGACTGACCCAACGGAAGGGGCAGCCTTGGCAAGAGCCATTATGGAGCTTATGCTCAGAAAAAAGATAAGGTGCATATCCACAACCCACTACAATCAATTAAAGATTTATGCCTTAACTACAAGTGGAGTTTGCAATGCCTCAATGGAATTTGACATAGAAACTCTAAGTCCAACATACAGATTGTCCATAGGAGTGCCGGGCAAATCAAATGCCTTTGAAATTTCAAAGCGTTTAGGTTTAAAAGAAGATATAATAAAAGAGGCTAGGGCTCTTGTGGATGAAGACCATATGGAGTTTGAAGAAGTTTTAAGGACAATAGAAAAAGATAAGCAGGAAATTTCTGCAAACAAGGAAAAAATAATAAGACAAAGAGAAGACCTAGAAGCACAAAATAAGCGCTTGGAGAAAAAAATAGCAGCTCTTGAAGCAAGAGAAGAAAAGATTATTGCAAATGCCAAGGACGAGGCTAAGAGAATTTTAAATAAAGCCAAGGAAGAATCCAAATTGGCTTTGGACGAAATAAAAGACATAAAAAATCTTATGGACTCTAAGACTTCCAGAAGATTGCAAGAGGCACAAGACCTCATAAGAGAGGGAATCGAAAAAGTAAGCGACCAATCCGAAAAAATAATTTTGGAAAAAGTTGCAAAAGCTGATCAGAAAATAAAAGTTGGTGACAGTGTCAAAATCAAATCTCTGGGCCAAGATGCAATAGTTTTGGAAGAAGCAGATAAAAACAAAGAAGTCATGGTGCAAGTTGGAATCATGAAGATGAAAGTCCCTGCAGCATCACTTATAAAAACAGATCGTCCCCTTGAAGAAAACAAAAATAAGTCAGCACAGATTCTAAGACAAAAATCTCAAAATATCTCAAATGAGATTGATTTAAGAGGCATGAATTTCGAAGAAGCCAGAGTGCAAGTGGATAAATATTTAGATGATGCCTATCTTTCGGGACTTAAAAGAGTTAGACTCATCCATGGTAAGGGAACGGGAATTTTAAGAGAAAGACTAAAGCTATATCTTCCAAAATTAAAAATAGTAAAATCCATAGAAGAAGCTCCCTTTGATGATGGAGGAAGTGGAGTAACCTATGTAAATTTAAAGTGA
- a CDS encoding DUF4364 family protein, whose protein sequence is MFENDTQLAKSKLLILYLINLGEGIFDRLRLTDFLLRGEYLNYFLIFQYLDELLKAKLIDKTGNEFFFLTQEGSQTLELFTTKLDEDLLTKIKEDFKSYDFEKSIGITSQSKVKLNNDRADLKLILIKDGKCIFSLEFSCPSEKAIQLSKDWEKNYSLLYDKFMDILN, encoded by the coding sequence ATGTTTGAAAATGATACGCAACTTGCAAAAAGCAAGCTCTTAATTTTATATTTGATTAATTTAGGAGAAGGCATATTTGATAGATTAAGACTTACCGACTTTCTTTTAAGAGGTGAGTATCTCAACTATTTTTTGATTTTTCAATATTTAGATGAGCTTTTAAAAGCAAAACTCATAGACAAAACTGGGAATGAATTTTTTTTCTTAACACAAGAAGGTTCCCAAACTCTAGAACTTTTTACTACTAAACTAGATGAAGATTTGCTTACAAAAATAAAAGAAGATTTTAAAAGTTATGACTTCGAAAAAAGCATAGGCATCACTTCTCAGTCCAAGGTCAAACTCAATAATGACAGAGCTGATTTGAAGTTGATACTCATAAAAGATGGCAAGTGCATCTTTAGTTTAGAGTTTTCTTGTCCTAGTGAAAAGGCCATCCAGCTTTCGAAGGATTGGGAGAAGAATTACAGCCTTTTATACGATAAGTTCATGGATATTTTAAATTAA
- the pheS gene encoding phenylalanine--tRNA ligase subunit alpha translates to MKDKLLQIEKLALEKIAAAKDTSTIEDIRIKFLGKKAELSMLLREMGKLSKEEKPIMGKLSNEVRQKIESGLEERLSKIRQLELEKKLADEKIDITLNKKTLKLGHRSPLVKTLEDLEDLFVEMGFTVYSGPEVESVMNNFDLLNAPKNHPSRELSDTFYIDEDTVLRTQTSPVQIRAMKEHGAPIRMVCSGRVFRSDEVDATHSPMFHQLEGLVVDEHVSMANLFETLNVFIKEFFGEDMKCRFRPHYFPFTEPSAEVDVTCLECHGKGCPACGGTGWSMELLGCGMVHPNVLRNCGIDPEKYSGFAFGMGIDRIAMVKHKVTDIRYLFENDERFLNQF, encoded by the coding sequence TTGAAGGACAAACTTCTACAAATAGAAAAGTTGGCATTAGAAAAAATTGCTGCTGCCAAAGATACAAGCACAATAGAAGATATTAGAATTAAATTTCTTGGGAAAAAAGCTGAACTTAGCATGCTTTTAAGAGAAATGGGAAAACTTTCCAAAGAAGAAAAACCCATCATGGGCAAACTTTCAAACGAAGTGAGACAAAAAATTGAGTCTGGCTTGGAAGAAAGACTATCCAAGATAAGACAACTTGAACTCGAAAAAAAATTGGCTGATGAGAAAATAGATATTACATTAAACAAAAAGACCTTGAAGTTGGGTCACAGATCTCCTCTTGTAAAGACCTTGGAGGATCTTGAAGATTTGTTTGTAGAGATGGGCTTTACGGTTTATTCTGGACCAGAAGTTGAGTCTGTTATGAATAATTTCGATCTTTTGAATGCGCCCAAGAACCATCCATCTAGAGAACTTTCCGATACATTTTACATTGACGAGGATACAGTTTTGAGAACTCAAACTTCGCCTGTGCAAATAAGAGCAATGAAAGAGCATGGAGCTCCTATAAGGATGGTTTGCTCAGGTAGAGTTTTTAGGTCTGATGAAGTTGATGCTACTCACTCTCCTATGTTTCATCAATTGGAAGGACTAGTTGTAGACGAGCATGTGAGCATGGCAAATTTGTTTGAAACTTTAAATGTTTTCATTAAAGAATTTTTCGGAGAAGATATGAAGTGTAGATTTAGACCTCACTACTTTCCATTTACAGAGCCTTCAGCGGAAGTCGATGTGACTTGCTTAGAATGTCATGGCAAGGGATGCCCTGCTTGTGGCGGAACGGGCTGGAGCATGGAGCTTTTAGGATGTGGCATGGTGCATCCTAATGTGCTGAGAAATTGTGGTATTGATCCTGAAAAGTATTCTGGATTTGCTTTTGGAATGGGGATTGATAGGATAGCCATGGTTAAACACAAGGTCACAGACATCAGATACTTGTTTGAAAATGATGAAAGATTTTTAAATCAATTCTAA
- the pheT gene encoding phenylalanine--tRNA ligase subunit beta, with the protein MLLPVKWLKDYVDINLDAKTIANKITDTGSHVESINFAKGDMSNVVVGKIKEISPHPDADKLQICKIDIGKEILQVVTGAQNIFVGALVALALVGARLAKGQVIEKGNLRGVESDGMLCSLEELGFDSSVISKKHKDGIFIFNEDLELGTDVFKALYMDEAVIDIEITPNRSDCLSIIGMARETAATFDLKLHEPLIEVKEEAGPIANMFDGVEVESDKCSRFYGRIIEDIKIEESPLWIQNYLMSVGIRPINNIVDLTNLVMVEYGQPLHAYDLVTLKTKKIIVKDAKEDEVFETLDGIKRNLCKGDILITDGEKTIGLAGIMGGLETEVESTSKAIFIEGAHFDEDTIRASSKRLGLRTEASARFEKGVCEDYAQIAVDRMASLVEKLGYGKVAKSSFDVRKNSPKSKVVNLRIQKTKDLMGCEISGDEIVKLLERLQIKAKEEGPLVVCQIPNFRPDLSIEEDLIEEVSRIYGFDRITPKPLEGKLTRGGKSKSRRYQEKIKRVLLALGYNEYMSFSFIGESDLNKLRLEEDSELRNCVEIINPLGEEFKIMRRTLIPSMLEILSRNYARKNSMAAGFEFGNVFIKTEEKLPKEEIRLCLGTYSYHDFYQMKEDLELALRSLGLENLTYKRSKKSYLHPGRSAEIFFEDESLGDFGELHPSVLKNYGIKSSCLIADIDFEKIIKHDFSNYTFKELPKHPAMKRDYAIVVDEDLEVYEIEKIVRSCGKELVESFDVFDIYKGEHVESGKKSVAFSIVFRHPDRTLVEKEVKEITDKILSDIEEQLGGKLRS; encoded by the coding sequence ATGCTTTTACCTGTAAAATGGCTTAAAGATTATGTAGATATAAATTTAGACGCCAAAACTATTGCCAATAAGATTACTGATACTGGGTCACATGTAGAGTCTATAAATTTTGCAAAAGGCGATATGTCGAATGTGGTTGTTGGAAAAATAAAAGAAATAAGTCCTCATCCAGATGCGGATAAGCTGCAAATTTGCAAGATAGACATAGGAAAAGAAATCTTGCAGGTGGTGACTGGGGCACAAAATATTTTTGTGGGAGCCTTGGTCGCTTTGGCTCTTGTAGGAGCAAGACTTGCTAAGGGACAAGTAATAGAAAAGGGAAATTTAAGAGGCGTAGAGTCTGATGGTATGCTTTGCTCCTTGGAAGAATTGGGATTTGATTCATCTGTAATTTCCAAAAAACACAAGGACGGCATTTTTATTTTTAATGAAGACTTAGAACTGGGAACTGATGTTTTCAAAGCCCTCTATATGGATGAAGCTGTCATCGATATTGAAATCACACCTAATAGATCGGATTGCCTTTCAATAATAGGCATGGCAAGAGAGACTGCTGCAACTTTTGATTTAAAATTGCACGAACCTCTTATAGAAGTAAAAGAAGAAGCAGGTCCTATTGCTAATATGTTTGATGGAGTTGAAGTTGAAAGCGATAAATGCTCAAGGTTTTACGGCCGCATTATTGAAGATATAAAAATTGAAGAATCACCTCTGTGGATTCAAAATTATCTCATGAGTGTAGGCATAAGACCTATAAACAATATTGTCGATTTGACAAATTTAGTCATGGTTGAGTATGGTCAACCTCTGCACGCTTATGACTTGGTTACTTTGAAAACAAAGAAAATTATAGTAAAAGATGCAAAAGAGGACGAAGTATTTGAAACTCTTGATGGGATTAAAAGAAATCTTTGCAAGGGTGACATTTTAATAACTGATGGAGAAAAGACAATAGGTCTTGCCGGCATAATGGGAGGGCTTGAAACTGAGGTCGAGTCCACAAGTAAGGCGATTTTTATAGAGGGAGCTCATTTTGATGAGGATACCATAAGAGCAAGCTCAAAAAGGCTTGGACTTAGAACTGAAGCTTCTGCTAGATTTGAAAAGGGAGTCTGCGAAGACTATGCACAAATTGCAGTGGATAGGATGGCATCTTTAGTTGAAAAATTAGGCTATGGCAAGGTGGCAAAATCTTCTTTCGATGTCAGAAAAAATTCCCCGAAGTCAAAAGTCGTAAATCTTAGAATCCAAAAGACAAAAGACCTTATGGGATGTGAAATCTCTGGAGATGAGATTGTAAAATTGCTCGAAAGATTACAAATAAAAGCCAAGGAGGAAGGCCCACTTGTAGTTTGTCAAATTCCTAATTTTAGGCCAGATCTTTCAATAGAAGAGGATTTGATTGAAGAGGTTTCAAGAATTTATGGATTTGACAGGATTACTCCTAAACCCTTGGAAGGCAAGCTCACAAGAGGTGGCAAATCAAAATCAAGGCGTTACCAAGAAAAAATCAAGAGAGTGCTTTTGGCACTTGGCTACAATGAGTACATGTCTTTTTCCTTTATAGGTGAAAGTGATTTAAATAAGTTGAGATTGGAAGAGGACTCTGAGCTTAGAAACTGCGTTGAGATTATAAATCCCTTGGGTGAAGAATTTAAGATTATGAGAAGGACTCTAATTCCTTCAATGCTGGAAATACTTTCTAGAAATTATGCCAGAAAAAATTCCATGGCTGCAGGGTTTGAATTTGGAAATGTGTTTATAAAAACAGAAGAAAAGCTCCCTAAAGAAGAGATAAGACTTTGTCTTGGAACATATTCCTACCATGATTTTTATCAAATGAAAGAGGATTTGGAACTAGCTCTTAGAAGTCTCGGTCTTGAGAATTTGACTTATAAAAGGAGCAAGAAGTCTTACTTACATCCAGGTAGAAGTGCAGAAATTTTCTTTGAAGATGAATCTCTTGGAGATTTTGGAGAGCTGCATCCTAGTGTATTGAAGAATTATGGAATCAAGTCCTCTTGTCTAATAGCGGATATAGATTTTGAAAAAATCATAAAGCACGATTTTAGCAATTATACCTTCAAGGAACTTCCCAAGCATCCAGCCATGAAAAGAGATTATGCGATTGTGGTAGATGAAGATTTAGAAGTTTATGAAATTGAAAAAATAGTGAGATCTTGTGGTAAAGAATTGGTGGAAAGCTTTGATGTGTTTGATATCTATAAGGGAGAACACGTAGAAAGTGGAAAGAAAAGTGTGGCATTTTCTATTGTATTCAGACACCCAGATAGGACACTTGTTGAAAAAGAAGTAAAGGAAATCACAGACAAAATACTTTCGGATATAGAGGAACAATTAGGCGGAAAGCTTAGGTCTTAA
- a CDS encoding U32 family peptidase produces the protein MDSLIAAVKAGADAVYLGGAEFSARKKAKNFSRDELTKAVSYCHLRDVKVYVAINTLLCDEEVLAAFSYVEFLYEIGVDALIIQDLGLAEMIHQNLPDFDLHASTQMAINSYSGAEVLQEIGFSRVVLARECPLSEIEKISKLKIEIEAFIHGALCISYSGQCLMSSMIGGRSGNRGECAQACRKTYDILDDKKNAISKRAYYLSPRDLGTFEEVFDLIEAGVYSLKIEGRMKRPQYVYQACKTYKDILEGRDFSKDKEELTQLFNRDFTKGLAKGDKGKDFMAYERPSHKGVGAGRVKKKTPKGYLIEFMIDIKKGDDLEFLDDKDRTFRILAPFEAKKFSTYEFSTTRNIKIDSEVRRLTSSELIDKINTEIEKKKDKRPLEIKASFLKGKKASLEFKSGTYKAFIESDEVLQGALKAPVKREKIIENLSKVGESEFYLEKVDLVSDDIFIAISRLNDLRRRGLQALEEKIVKRRKIPKKFESKKFAKVEKLTPGLCLEVSKTQYLKNVDLDKLKRVYLKNDAISQESLEYLKNFDGDIFAVLNNIYYSKEEDEILKKLKDLGFKNVEINNLGQVEKFKDFNLHIGSDMNIFNSYAANFMFSNFSNSISLSEEMDGQGIATIDKKISGNLERTVYGHLKIMTMEHNPLDLLELETNSKTYFLRDGLGAQFPFLKADRTEIYTDKPIFLLDILNEVRSFGINLFRIRVHFKNENAAQLVDMAYEAIKGNTKLFYDKDLYDRGHIYKGII, from the coding sequence ATGGATTCTTTAATAGCAGCAGTAAAGGCTGGAGCAGACGCTGTTTATCTTGGAGGAGCGGAGTTTTCTGCTAGAAAAAAAGCTAAAAATTTTTCTAGAGATGAATTGACTAAAGCAGTTAGCTATTGTCATCTTAGAGATGTAAAAGTGTATGTCGCCATAAATACCCTTCTCTGTGACGAGGAGGTCTTGGCGGCATTTTCCTATGTTGAGTTTTTGTATGAAATAGGAGTGGACGCTCTAATAATTCAGGACTTGGGACTTGCAGAAATGATTCATCAAAATTTGCCGGATTTTGACTTGCACGCTTCGACTCAAATGGCAATAAATTCATATTCCGGGGCAGAGGTCTTGCAAGAGATTGGTTTTTCGAGGGTCGTGCTTGCAAGAGAATGCCCTTTGTCAGAAATCGAGAAAATATCAAAATTAAAAATAGAAATAGAAGCTTTTATTCATGGGGCCCTTTGCATATCTTATTCTGGTCAGTGCCTTATGTCTTCAATGATTGGAGGGCGATCTGGCAACAGAGGAGAATGCGCCCAAGCTTGCAGAAAGACCTATGATATTTTGGATGACAAAAAAAATGCCATCTCTAAAAGGGCCTATTATTTATCACCTAGAGACTTAGGCACTTTTGAAGAAGTCTTCGATTTGATTGAAGCCGGGGTGTATTCTTTAAAAATTGAGGGAAGGATGAAAAGGCCTCAATATGTCTATCAAGCTTGCAAGACTTATAAGGACATCTTGGAGGGCAGAGATTTTTCCAAAGATAAGGAGGAACTCACTCAATTATTCAATAGAGACTTTACAAAAGGCCTTGCAAAAGGAGATAAAGGTAAGGATTTTATGGCATATGAAAGGCCATCTCATAAGGGTGTAGGAGCTGGAAGGGTGAAGAAAAAGACACCAAAAGGCTACCTTATTGAATTTATGATAGATATCAAAAAGGGCGATGACTTGGAGTTTTTAGATGACAAGGATAGGACCTTTAGAATATTGGCCCCCTTTGAAGCAAAAAAATTTTCAACTTATGAATTTTCTACAACAAGAAATATAAAAATAGATTCAGAAGTGAGAAGACTCACATCATCAGAACTAATAGATAAAATAAATACAGAAATAGAAAAGAAAAAGGACAAGAGACCCTTGGAAATCAAAGCTAGTTTTCTCAAAGGGAAAAAGGCTTCATTAGAGTTTAAATCAGGCACATATAAAGCTTTTATAGAATCTGATGAAGTTTTACAAGGGGCTTTAAAGGCACCTGTAAAGAGAGAGAAAATAATAGAGAATCTATCCAAAGTTGGTGAAAGTGAATTTTATTTAGAAAAAGTAGACTTGGTAAGCGATGATATCTTTATAGCTATTTCTCGCTTGAATGATTTGAGAAGAAGGGGCCTTCAAGCCCTAGAAGAAAAGATTGTAAAAAGAAGAAAAATTCCTAAAAAATTTGAATCTAAAAAATTTGCAAAGGTAGAAAAACTAACCCCAGGTCTTTGCCTGGAAGTTTCCAAAACGCAATACCTAAAGAATGTGGACTTAGATAAATTAAAAAGGGTGTATTTAAAAAATGATGCTATCTCGCAAGAGAGCTTAGAATATTTAAAAAATTTTGACGGAGATATCTTTGCAGTCCTAAATAACATATATTATTCTAAAGAAGAAGACGAGATATTAAAAAAGCTGAAAGATTTGGGGTTTAAAAATGTGGAGATTAACAACTTGGGTCAAGTGGAAAAGTTTAAGGATTTCAATCTCCATATAGGATCGGATATGAACATCTTCAATTCTTATGCTGCAAACTTCATGTTTTCAAATTTTTCAAATAGCATAAGTCTATCGGAAGAAATGGATGGTCAAGGCATAGCAACAATTGACAAAAAAATAAGTGGCAATTTGGAAAGGACAGTCTACGGACACTTGAAAATCATGACTATGGAACACAACCCACTCGACTTATTAGAACTTGAAACAAATTCTAAAACTTATTTTTTAAGAGATGGTCTGGGGGCACAATTTCCTTTCTTAAAAGCGGATAGGACAGAGATTTACACCGACAAGCCCATATTCTTGCTAGATATTTTAAATGAAGTTAGAAGTTTTGGGATAAATCTTTTTAGAATAAGAGTGCATTTTAAAAATGAAAATGCAGCACAATTAGTAGATATGGCTTATGAAGCCATAAAAGGCAATACAAAACTCTTTTATGATAAAGACTTGTATGATAGGGGCCATATATATAAAGGAATTATATGA
- the zapA gene encoding cell division protein ZapA encodes MKKEPIKVEIDDMQFKVVGNDDASYVKLIAQKLDDLIKKYKNANFRLNQAQVLVLAGLNVMDQLEKTSRVMEEVRLQGPDGGKTVDSIKEINELNDRIRSLEENDKLKSAEIKKLQEEIENHRQGLLEKLGELSEIRDEKNKLLEKEEIFKKELDAKASRILDLQKEVVDLTRELENLTGLDRQ; translated from the coding sequence ATGAAAAAGGAGCCCATAAAAGTAGAAATAGATGATATGCAATTCAAGGTAGTAGGCAATGATGATGCATCCTACGTAAAATTGATTGCTCAAAAACTGGATGATTTAATAAAAAAGTACAAAAATGCAAACTTTAGACTAAATCAAGCACAGGTCTTGGTTTTGGCAGGCCTTAATGTAATGGACCAGCTGGAAAAAACATCGAGGGTCATGGAAGAAGTTAGATTACAAGGCCCTGATGGCGGCAAGACTGTGGATAGCATAAAAGAAATCAATGAACTAAATGACAGGATCAGAAGTCTTGAAGAAAATGATAAGCTAAAAAGTGCTGAGATAAAAAAATTGCAGGAAGAAATTGAAAATCATAGGCAGGGCCTTCTTGAAAAGCTGGGAGAGCTTAGTGAGATAAGAGATGAAAAAAATAAGCTTTTAGAAAAAGAAGAGATTTTTAAAAAGGAATTGGATGCCAAGGCCTCTCGCATATTGGATTTGCAAAAAGAAGTAGTAGATTTGACAAGGGAACTTGAAAATCTCACAGGACTTGACAGACAATGA
- a CDS encoding butyryl-CoA:acetate CoA-transferase, with translation MDYSREYEQKLITAKKAASLVKDGYKIDLGFGVNFSVAVEAELAKRVDELKDVIVYGSIAVRKPKIFDADPEGQVFTWNSWHTLGYERAKVGHGLFYAPIRYSELPRYYRENVKHIDMAIIPVTRMDKHGYFNFGMTASHLRAIFDVADVIVLEVNKNIPRALGGFETDIHISEVDYLVEADFEIPTVGKGSFTETDLKIAKYVVDEISDGSCLQLGIGATPNAIGAVIADSDLKDLGVHTEMYVDAFVDMAKRGKVTGLRKNIDKGRQAFAFALGSQEMYDYIDDNPEMMAVPVSYINGSKQVAALDKFMSINSAVNVNLWGEISSESSGTRHISGAGGQLDFVIGAYESNGGKTFICITSKYFDKKAGKEISRIVPVFDQGTIVTCTRPNTQYIVTEYGIFNTKGKSAWERAEGIINLAAPEFRDELIKEAQKMNMWRNSNKR, from the coding sequence ATGGATTATTCAAGAGAGTATGAGCAGAAGTTGATCACAGCAAAAAAAGCGGCATCTCTGGTAAAAGACGGCTACAAGATTGATCTTGGTTTTGGGGTTAACTTTTCCGTTGCAGTAGAAGCTGAACTTGCAAAGAGGGTAGACGAGTTAAAAGATGTCATTGTCTACGGCTCAATCGCAGTAAGAAAACCTAAGATATTTGATGCAGATCCTGAGGGACAAGTTTTCACATGGAATTCATGGCACACTCTAGGATATGAAAGAGCCAAGGTCGGTCATGGACTTTTTTATGCCCCGATTAGATACTCAGAACTTCCAAGATATTACAGAGAAAATGTAAAACACATCGACATGGCAATTATTCCAGTAACAAGAATGGATAAGCATGGATATTTCAATTTTGGAATGACAGCTTCTCACCTAAGAGCAATCTTTGATGTGGCAGATGTAATAGTTTTGGAAGTAAATAAAAATATTCCAAGAGCCCTTGGTGGATTTGAAACTGATATTCACATATCAGAAGTTGACTATTTGGTAGAGGCAGATTTTGAAATTCCAACCGTGGGAAAGGGTTCTTTCACAGAAACAGACCTTAAAATTGCTAAATATGTAGTAGATGAAATATCTGATGGCTCTTGCTTGCAACTTGGTATCGGAGCAACACCAAATGCAATAGGAGCAGTTATAGCCGATTCAGACTTAAAAGATTTGGGCGTGCATACTGAAATGTATGTGGATGCCTTTGTCGACATGGCAAAGCGTGGCAAGGTAACAGGACTTAGAAAAAACATCGATAAGGGTAGACAAGCTTTTGCCTTTGCTCTAGGTTCTCAAGAAATGTATGATTATATTGACGACAACCCAGAAATGATGGCTGTACCAGTTTCTTATATCAATGGAAGCAAACAAGTTGCTGCCTTGGATAAATTCATGTCTATAAATTCTGCTGTAAATGTAAATTTATGGGGAGAAATTTCTTCTGAATCAAGTGGAACAAGACATATTTCTGGTGCTGGTGGACAATTGGATTTTGTAATCGGCGCTTATGAATCAAATGGTGGCAAGACCTTTATATGTATAACATCAAAATATTTTGATAAAAAAGCAGGAAAAGAAATTTCTAGAATAGTCCCAGTATTTGATCAAGGTACAATCGTAACTTGTACAAGACCTAATACTCAATATATCGTAACAGAATATGGAATCTTTAACACCAAGGGTAAATCAGCTTGGGAAAGAGCAGAAGGAATAATAAACTTGGCTGCTCCTGAATTTAGAGATGAACTTATAAAAGAAGCACAAAAAATGAATATGTGGAGAAATTCCAACAAGAGATAA